The DNA window TCGGCCGTGGAGTCGCCGTGGAGGGTCAGGGCCACGTAGGTGGCGTCCCGGTCCTCGGAGACGAGGACGCTACGCTCCCGCTCGCCGATCCCGTTGTCCCAGTACGTGGTGGTGTCCGCCACCACGTCGTCGGGGAGGTCGTCGACCGTCCGCTGGACCGCGGAGGCGAACTCCCGGTCCCCGACGGTCAGTTCGTCACTGCGGTAGACCGCGGTGACGTCCACAGCGTCGTGTCCCAGCTCGTCCTCGATGACCTCGCCCGCCCGTGTGGATTCGGCATCGGGGTCCTCGAAACCTCCCTCGCTCACCGCGTCGAAGATCCCGGTGCCCCAGAGGGAGGCCAGGACCACGAAGAACCCGGTTGCGACGAGTATCCAGGTTCGGCCGCGGTGGGAGAATCGTCCCAGCGCAGAGAACATGTGACCGCCTTTGATCGTTTCTGACGCTGCTAGCGTGGTGTTAATGCCAATAAATTCAGTGAACGATGTTAGCTTACAGTGTTCACTGAAACTGACAGCATTAACCACGGGTGCCGGCGGGAGCCCGGCACCGCACCCACCGACAGGAAGGACGAGCGTGGTTCACCAGGAAGCGCGGGAACCGGACACCAGGGGGAACGCGGCTCCCCCCTCTCGCCGCGAACGTCTGCGTGAGGCCACGCTGCGCGAGATCAAGGACATCGCGCGCCACCATCTCGCCGAGCACGGACCGGCTGGTATCTCGTTACGCGCCATCGCCCGGGAGATGGGTATGACCGCCCCGGCTCTCTACCGTTACTTCGCGAGCCTGGAGGAACTGCTGGAGAGCCTCGAGGCCGACTTCTTCGCCGAGCTCTCCGCCCACGTGCGCTCCTGCGAGGAGACGCTGCCCGCGGATGACACCGACGGTCGCATCCTCGCCTCCCTCCGGGCGTTCCGCCGATGGGCCCTGCGCAACCAGGCGGAGTTCGCGTTCCTGTTCGGCCCTCCCAGCCCGCAGCGGGAACGCGCCGCAGCGGGCACCGCGATCGAGGCGGGACAACGCTTCGCGGCGATCTTCTTCGCCCTGTTCGACCGGCTGCTCCAGGAGCACCGGTTCACCGTTCCAGACGAGGCCGAGCTCTCCCCCGCGCTGTGCCGCCAGCTGGAACTGTTCGCCCGCAACAACGGCTTCACCGACGACGTCTCCAACGGAGCGCTGCGCGTGCTCACCTCGTGCTGGATACGACTCTACGGACTGATCTCCATAGAAGCCTTCCATCACATGTCGTCCCTCATGGAGGACATGGAGCCCCTGTTCGAGTACGAGCTGAAAAACGTGCTCACCCAGCTGGGAGTCGACTACCGCGCTCCGTGAGACCGCTTTCGGGCGGACGTTCCCGCTTCCACTACCCTGCCCCTGTATCCCCACATAACGTGGGTTATCGCGATTCCCGAAGCGCAACACAACAGGCAGCACAACAGAAGGAACGCCCCAGTGGAGACCCCCCAGACCGGCGGACAGCCTCCCGGAACGGCCCAGACTCCCCCCTGCGGACCTGCCGGGCCCCAACCAGCGGGTCCACCCCCCGCGGCCCCTCCCCCTCCTCCGCGCCAGGACGGCCCGCCGCCCGCGCGGGGGAGTTCGACCGCCACCATCGCGGTAGCGGCGGGAGGGGCGACCTTCGCGGCTGTCACCGCCCTCGCCGTCGGAGCCACGATCCTCGTCAACGCCACGGACGACCCCGCGGCCACGGAGGGAAAGCAGGAAACGCCCGACCTCTCCCGCCACTACGAACGGAGCCTGGACGACGCCCCCTCAGCGGTGGACGTCGACGTCGCCGCGCATCCTCTCTACGGGGCCAGCCCCCCGGAGCCGAACGACTGCGACCTCCCC is part of the Haloactinospora alba genome and encodes:
- a CDS encoding TetR/AcrR family transcriptional regulator, with the translated sequence MVHQEAREPDTRGNAAPPSRRERLREATLREIKDIARHHLAEHGPAGISLRAIAREMGMTAPALYRYFASLEELLESLEADFFAELSAHVRSCEETLPADDTDGRILASLRAFRRWALRNQAEFAFLFGPPSPQRERAAAGTAIEAGQRFAAIFFALFDRLLQEHRFTVPDEAELSPALCRQLELFARNNGFTDDVSNGALRVLTSCWIRLYGLISIEAFHHMSSLMEDMEPLFEYELKNVLTQLGVDYRAP